CCAGTTCAACATGCTCTACCTGTTCGGCCTCGGCGAGGTCCCGATCTCGATCAGCGGAGATCCCGCCAGGCCGGGGACGCTCGTCCATACCGTGCGCGCAGTGGGCGCGGTGACCCGCGCGCTCAGCGCGCTGCGCCGCGGCGCGATCGTTGGCGTCCGCGGTCCGTACGGCAGCGCGTGGCCGGTCGAGGGCGCGGCGGGGCACGACGTGGTCATCATGGCCGGCGGCATCGGGCTTGCCCCGCTGCGCCCGGCGATTTATCACCTGCTCGCGCACCGCGGCCGCTACGGCAAGGTGGCGCTGCTGTACGGCGCGCGCACGCCGGGCGACCTGTTGTACTCACGCCAGCTCGCGCGCTGGCGCGCCCGCTTCGACGCGCAGATCGAGGTGACCGTGGACGCCGCTCCGCCGGGGAAATGGCTCGGCCACGTCGGGGTCGCCGGCACGCTGCTGCCGAGGGCGGAGTTCGATCCCGCGCGGGCGATCGCGCTCGTCTGCGGACCGGAAGTGATGATGCGCTTTGCGATCGGCGACCTGCGTCAGCGCGGGCTCGCCCCGGAGCGGATCTATCTCTCGATGGAGCGCAACATGCGGTGCGCGATAGGGTTGTGCGGCCACTGCCAGTTC
This bacterium DNA region includes the following protein-coding sequences:
- a CDS encoding FAD/NAD(P)-binding protein, with product MAPAPYRVLGVSRDTHDTVTIELEPGPRASGRADPRETPAFAPGQFNMLYLFGLGEVPISISGDPARPGTLVHTVRAVGAVTRALSALRRGAIVGVRGPYGSAWPVEGAAGHDVVIMAGGIGLAPLRPAIYHLLAHRGRYGKVALLYGARTPGDLLYSRQLARWRARFDAQIEVTVDAAPPGKWLGHVGVAGTLLPRAEFDPARAIALVCGPEVMMRFAIGDLRQRGLAPERIYLSMERNMRCAIGLCGHCQFGPTFVCKDGPVFRYDRIGPFLRVREI